The Halobacterium litoreum genome includes a region encoding these proteins:
- a CDS encoding acyl-CoA thioesterase translates to MASVSDTFIENRERVQPDDANNYESAHGGNVVKWMDEVGAMSAMRHAGTTCVTARINSFSFDRPIPTGDTCVIDAYVYDVGRTSVKVRLRAYREDPRTGEREQTTDSYFVFVAVDEEMHPTEVPELRVETERCRELREAALEGEAEH, encoded by the coding sequence ATGGCCTCCGTCAGCGACACGTTCATCGAGAACCGGGAGCGCGTCCAGCCCGACGACGCGAACAACTACGAGTCCGCCCACGGCGGGAACGTCGTGAAGTGGATGGACGAGGTCGGCGCGATGTCCGCGATGCGCCACGCCGGCACGACCTGCGTGACGGCGCGCATCAACAGTTTCAGCTTCGACCGCCCGATTCCCACCGGCGACACCTGCGTCATCGACGCCTACGTCTACGACGTCGGGCGGACGAGCGTGAAGGTCCGCCTGCGCGCGTACCGCGAGGACCCCCGGACGGGCGAACGCGAGCAGACCACCGACTCCTACTTCGTGTTCGTCGCCGTCGACGAGGAGATGCACCCGACCGAAGTCCCCGAACTGCGCGTCGAGACCGAGCGCTGTCGTGAACTCCGCGAGGCGGCGCTCGAAGGCGAAGCCGAGCACTGA
- a CDS encoding aspartate kinase, translating to MRVVAKFGGTSLGSGDRVERAADSIADAVAAGHEIAVVASAMGNTTDELLDDITFDAEDADRAEIVSMGERTSVRMLKAALAARGVEAEFLEPGHPDWPIVTNERGEVDADATQERVEALADHLGDAVPVITGFLAEDHEGNVTTLGRGGSDTTAVMLGRYVDADEVVIVTDVEGIMTGDPHVVEGARNVGEITVDELRNLSFRGAEVVAPSALSFKDDDLSVRVIHYQHGDLLSGGTRVEGKFENMIDMREEPLACLTVAGRAIRNRPGIMSTLSTALYESDINVDAVASGMDSMTFYVDEEIAERAENVLHREVIDVGELSSVTVTDNIAVIRVLGGELPNQPGVLQRIVDPIAEANINVIDIISSATSVAVFVDWSDREEALDIVQDHFGST from the coding sequence ATGCGCGTAGTCGCGAAGTTCGGCGGCACCAGCCTCGGGAGCGGCGACCGCGTGGAGCGCGCCGCGGACTCCATCGCGGACGCGGTCGCGGCCGGCCACGAGATTGCGGTGGTGGCGTCCGCGATGGGCAACACCACGGACGAACTGCTCGACGACATCACGTTCGACGCCGAGGACGCCGACCGCGCCGAAATCGTCTCGATGGGCGAACGAACGTCGGTGCGGATGCTGAAGGCGGCGCTCGCGGCCCGCGGCGTCGAAGCGGAGTTCCTCGAACCCGGCCACCCGGATTGGCCCATCGTCACGAACGAGCGCGGCGAAGTCGACGCCGACGCGACACAGGAGCGCGTCGAAGCGCTCGCCGACCACCTCGGCGACGCCGTCCCCGTCATCACGGGCTTCCTCGCCGAGGACCACGAGGGGAACGTCACGACGCTCGGGCGCGGCGGCTCGGACACCACCGCCGTGATGCTCGGGCGGTACGTCGACGCCGACGAGGTCGTTATCGTCACCGACGTCGAGGGCATCATGACCGGCGACCCGCACGTCGTCGAGGGCGCGCGCAACGTCGGCGAAATCACGGTCGACGAACTCCGGAATCTGTCCTTCCGCGGCGCCGAGGTGGTCGCGCCGTCCGCGCTCTCCTTCAAGGACGACGACCTCTCCGTTCGCGTCATCCACTACCAGCACGGCGACCTGCTGTCCGGCGGCACGCGCGTCGAGGGCAAATTCGAGAACATGATCGACATGCGCGAGGAACCGCTCGCGTGTCTCACCGTCGCCGGGCGCGCCATCCGGAACCGCCCCGGCATCATGTCGACGCTGTCCACGGCGCTCTACGAGAGCGACATCAACGTCGACGCCGTGGCGTCGGGGATGGACTCGATGACGTTCTACGTCGACGAGGAAATCGCCGAGCGCGCCGAGAACGTCCTCCACCGCGAGGTCATCGACGTCGGCGAACTCTCCTCGGTGACGGTCACCGACAACATCGCGGTCATCCGCGTGCTCGGCGGCGAACTCCCGAACCAGCCCGGCGTCCTCCAGCGCATCGTCGACCCCATCGCGGAGGCCAACATCAACGTCATCGACATCATCTCCAGTGCCACCTCGGTCGCCGTTTTCGTCGACTGGAGCGACCGCGAGGAAGCCCTCGACATCGTCCAAGACCACTTCGGGTCGACGTAG
- a CDS encoding MFS transporter, with the protein MTDSATEERLVTGYAGRLLVAVSVGWLAIQAGRLVLSPSLPAVKADLGISDAQAGFAFTLLWGLYALLQYPSGRLSDALSRKTLLASGLALVVVGFGALASAPNYALFLLGAAVVGAGAGLYPTAARALVSDLYTEKRGRAFGLHTASGDVGGVASAGLAALVLAVATWRWAFLPVVAVALAILVSLHLWSREAYVFERRSLDVRDTADRLLRGSRFRWLLVAYTLYAFTWQATAAFLPTFLEVGKQFDPLVAQVAFGVLFGVGAVVKPTAGTLSDRLPRRTITVGALLLGAVSLAGVVLADSPVASVAAVVAFAAGLMAFPPVMQSYLMDAFPDDSAGGDLGAMRTVYIGIGALGPTYVGTVATAADYRVAFWGLVVALLASAALVAVTT; encoded by the coding sequence GTGACAGACTCCGCGACCGAGGAGCGACTGGTGACGGGGTACGCGGGCCGCCTGCTCGTCGCCGTCTCCGTCGGCTGGCTCGCGATTCAGGCGGGCCGGCTCGTGCTGTCGCCGTCGCTCCCCGCGGTGAAAGCCGACCTCGGCATCTCGGACGCGCAGGCCGGCTTCGCGTTCACGCTCCTCTGGGGGCTGTACGCGCTCCTCCAGTACCCGAGCGGACGGCTCTCGGACGCCCTCTCGCGGAAGACGCTGCTCGCGTCGGGGCTGGCGCTCGTCGTCGTCGGGTTCGGCGCGCTCGCGTCCGCGCCGAACTACGCCTTGTTCCTGCTCGGGGCGGCCGTCGTCGGTGCTGGCGCGGGACTCTACCCGACCGCCGCCCGCGCGCTCGTCTCCGACCTCTACACCGAGAAGCGCGGCCGCGCGTTCGGCCTCCACACCGCCTCCGGCGACGTCGGCGGCGTCGCCTCGGCGGGCCTCGCGGCGCTCGTGCTCGCCGTCGCGACGTGGCGCTGGGCGTTCCTCCCTGTCGTCGCCGTCGCGCTCGCGATTCTCGTCTCGCTGCACCTCTGGAGCCGGGAAGCCTACGTCTTCGAGCGCCGGTCGCTGGACGTCCGCGACACCGCCGACCGCCTGCTCCGCGGGTCGCGGTTCCGGTGGCTGCTGGTCGCGTACACGCTGTACGCGTTCACGTGGCAGGCGACCGCCGCCTTCCTCCCGACCTTTCTGGAAGTCGGCAAACAGTTCGACCCGCTGGTCGCGCAGGTCGCGTTCGGGGTGCTGTTCGGCGTCGGCGCGGTCGTCAAACCGACCGCGGGCACGCTCTCGGACCGCCTGCCGCGGCGCACCATCACGGTCGGCGCGCTCCTGTTGGGCGCGGTGTCGCTGGCGGGCGTCGTGCTCGCGGACTCCCCGGTCGCCTCCGTCGCCGCCGTCGTCGCGTTCGCCGCCGGCCTGATGGCGTTCCCGCCGGTGATGCAGTCCTACCTGATGGACGCGTTCCCCGACGACTCCGCGGGCGGCGACCTCGGCGCGATGCGCACCGTCTACATCGGCATCGGCGCGCTCGGCCCGACGTACGTCGGCACCGTCGCCACCGCCGCCGACTACCGGGTCGCGTTCTGGGGGCTGGTCGTCGCGTTGCTCGCGAGCGCCGCGCTCGTCGCCGTCACCACCTAG
- a CDS encoding tryptophanase codes for MRSYKTTMVDPVRLLPREDRDAALADAGYNVFNLDSADVFVDLLTDSGTGTMSNDQWAAMMQGDEAYAGGDSFADLEAAVSDVMGFENVVPAHQGRGAENVLYGALVSEGDTILNNAHFDTTRAHVVANGGDAVDCPVEAATDMDSDDPFKGDFSLDRARAVVDDVGAENVPVVVLTITNNSMAGQPVSVDNTRAVAEFADDIDATFVVDACRFAENAHFVQQREPEFADDSVAAIAREQLSYADACVMSGKKDGLVNIGGFVGIREGRDELHEQCRQRGILYEGFSTYGGMSGRDIAAFAVGLREAVDPPYVAERVEQVQRLCEALADRGVPVYQPAGGHAVYIDANRALDHIPRDQYPGQAFVCELYREGGVRGVELGRFAFPDTDRRDLVRLAVPRRMYGPDHVEHVADTAEAVCERADEISGLEIVEEPEMEELRHFSAELRPVE; via the coding sequence GTGCGTTCCTACAAGACGACGATGGTCGACCCCGTCCGCCTCCTCCCCCGCGAGGACCGCGACGCGGCGCTCGCGGACGCGGGCTACAACGTCTTCAACCTCGACAGCGCGGACGTCTTCGTCGACCTGCTGACCGACTCGGGAACCGGCACGATGAGCAACGACCAGTGGGCCGCCATGATGCAGGGCGACGAGGCCTACGCCGGCGGCGACAGTTTCGCCGACCTCGAAGCCGCTGTCTCCGACGTGATGGGCTTCGAGAACGTCGTTCCCGCCCACCAGGGCCGCGGCGCCGAGAACGTCCTCTACGGCGCGCTCGTCTCCGAGGGCGACACCATCCTCAACAACGCCCACTTCGACACCACACGCGCGCACGTCGTCGCGAACGGCGGCGACGCCGTCGACTGCCCGGTCGAAGCCGCGACGGACATGGACTCCGACGACCCCTTCAAGGGCGACTTCTCGCTGGACCGCGCCCGCGCCGTCGTCGACGACGTCGGCGCCGAGAACGTCCCCGTCGTCGTCCTCACCATCACGAACAACTCCATGGCCGGCCAACCGGTCAGCGTCGACAACACCCGGGCCGTCGCCGAGTTCGCCGACGACATCGACGCGACGTTCGTCGTCGACGCCTGCCGGTTCGCCGAAAACGCCCACTTCGTCCAGCAGCGCGAACCCGAGTTCGCTGACGACTCCGTCGCCGCCATCGCCCGCGAACAGCTCTCCTACGCCGACGCCTGCGTGATGAGCGGGAAGAAAGACGGCCTCGTCAACATCGGCGGCTTCGTCGGCATCCGCGAAGGCCGCGACGAACTCCACGAGCAGTGCCGCCAGCGCGGCATCCTCTACGAGGGATTCTCCACCTACGGCGGCATGTCGGGTCGGGACATCGCCGCGTTCGCCGTCGGCCTCCGCGAAGCCGTCGACCCGCCGTACGTCGCCGAGCGCGTCGAACAGGTCCAGCGCCTCTGCGAGGCGCTCGCCGACCGCGGCGTCCCCGTCTACCAGCCCGCCGGCGGCCACGCCGTCTACATCGACGCCAACCGCGCGCTCGACCACATCCCCCGCGACCAATATCCGGGGCAGGCGTTCGTCTGCGAACTCTACCGCGAGGGCGGCGTTCGTGGTGTGGAACTCGGGCGCTTCGCCTTCCCCGACACCGACCGCCGCGACCTCGTGCGCCTCGCCGTCCCCCGCCGCATGTACGGCCCCGACCACGTCGAACACGTCGCCGACACCGCCGAAGCCGTCTGCGAGCGCGCCGACGAAATCTCGGGTCTGGAAATCGTCGAGGAACCCGAGATGGAAGAACTCCGGCACTTCTCCGCCGAACTCCGGCCGGTCGAATAG
- a CDS encoding GNAT family N-acetyltransferase translates to MHVRDATDEDADAVVALADEAVDAARLIRDRSVRVADDDGEVAGFVAYDTWRGAVHVTRLGGDPAALGDLLAAPCEFAAREDLPVEVVLPDDEDDDFRTILDDEGFEDAGAGPMFDGRRTRRYRRQP, encoded by the coding sequence ATGCACGTCCGCGACGCAACCGACGAGGACGCCGACGCGGTCGTCGCGCTCGCCGACGAGGCCGTCGACGCCGCCCGACTCATCCGCGACCGCTCCGTGCGAGTCGCCGACGACGACGGTGAAGTAGCGGGATTCGTCGCCTACGACACGTGGCGGGGCGCGGTCCACGTCACGCGTCTCGGCGGCGACCCGGCGGCGCTCGGCGACCTGCTCGCGGCGCCCTGCGAGTTCGCGGCGCGCGAGGACCTGCCGGTGGAGGTGGTGTTGCCGGACGACGAGGACGACGACTTCCGGACGATTCTCGACGACGAGGGGTTCGAGGACGCGGGCGCCGGACCGATGTTCGACGGGCGGCGCACGCGCCGGTACCGCCGGCAGCCCTAG
- a CDS encoding ABC transporter permease: MSWRVVAKKDFRDASRSKALWALTALFVLFMAGMAYVYTLLQESGGAAGTELESVGLLFFLLNPVTLLVPLTALVMAHKSVAGEVESGSAKFLLSLPHTRRDALAGKVAGRGAVLGAAVAVGLVVAAVVTVVMYDSFDAMAYLGFSALTLLLAVAYVAIAVGLSATTKDAGRATVLAAGFFVVFELAWAIVPIGIYYLLNNSFTPTGTPPEWYLLLNRIPPSSAFTNAVFGFLPGNAGTIAQYFPQNPPIYLSKWGALAILLAWAVAVPLVGYRVFDRADL; encoded by the coding sequence ATGAGTTGGCGCGTCGTCGCGAAGAAGGACTTCCGGGACGCCAGCCGGTCGAAGGCGCTGTGGGCGCTCACCGCGCTGTTCGTGCTGTTCATGGCGGGGATGGCGTACGTCTACACGCTCCTCCAGGAGAGCGGCGGCGCCGCCGGCACGGAACTGGAGAGCGTCGGCCTGCTCTTTTTCCTCCTCAACCCCGTCACGCTGCTCGTGCCGCTGACCGCGCTCGTGATGGCGCACAAGTCCGTCGCCGGCGAAGTCGAGTCAGGCAGCGCGAAGTTCCTCCTGTCGCTCCCGCACACGCGCCGCGACGCGCTCGCCGGGAAAGTCGCGGGGCGCGGCGCCGTCCTCGGCGCGGCCGTCGCCGTCGGCCTCGTCGTCGCCGCCGTCGTCACCGTCGTCATGTACGACTCCTTCGACGCGATGGCGTACCTCGGCTTCTCGGCGCTCACGCTCCTGCTCGCCGTCGCCTACGTCGCCATCGCCGTCGGCCTCTCGGCGACCACGAAGGACGCCGGGCGCGCCACCGTCCTCGCCGCCGGCTTCTTCGTCGTGTTCGAACTCGCGTGGGCCATCGTCCCCATCGGCATCTACTACCTGCTGAACAACTCCTTCACGCCGACCGGCACGCCGCCCGAGTGGTACCTCCTCCTGAACCGCATCCCGCCGTCCTCGGCGTTCACGAACGCCGTCTTCGGGTTCCTCCCCGGAAACGCCGGCACCATCGCCCAGTACTTCCCGCAGAACCCGCCCATCTACCTCTCGAAGTGGGGCGCGCTCGCGATTCTGCTCGCGTGGGCCGTCGCCGTCCCGCTGGTCGGCTACCGCGTCTTCGACCGCGCGGACCTCTAG
- a CDS encoding IMP cyclohydrolase — translation MYVGRFVVVGPEVAAYRVSSRSFPNRRVVEREGALTVAPTPDAPETDNPYVSYNCYREAVGHAVVGNGSHVDPITEKLGLGYPARDALAESLLALDYEKDDYDTPRIAGVLTPEGDAYVGTVRKDALLVESVDEPTLVATYEKDSPEPIGFEADTASEAAAEAYSAAFEHAVCSVGVVRDGEGYATAIENGQED, via the coding sequence ATGTACGTCGGACGGTTCGTCGTCGTCGGTCCGGAGGTCGCCGCGTACCGCGTCTCCTCGCGGTCGTTCCCGAATCGCCGCGTTGTCGAACGCGAGGGCGCGCTGACGGTCGCGCCGACGCCGGACGCCCCCGAGACGGACAACCCCTACGTGTCGTACAACTGCTACCGGGAGGCCGTCGGGCACGCGGTCGTCGGGAACGGGAGCCACGTCGACCCTATCACCGAGAAACTCGGGTTGGGGTATCCGGCGCGGGACGCGCTCGCCGAGTCGCTGCTCGCGCTCGACTACGAGAAAGACGACTACGACACGCCCCGCATCGCCGGAGTGCTGACGCCCGAGGGCGACGCCTACGTCGGGACGGTGCGGAAGGACGCACTGCTCGTCGAATCCGTCGACGAGCCGACGCTCGTCGCGACCTACGAGAAGGACAGTCCCGAGCCAATCGGCTTCGAGGCCGACACCGCGAGCGAGGCCGCCGCCGAGGCGTACAGCGCGGCGTTCGAGCACGCGGTCTGCTCGGTGGGTGTCGTGCGGGACGGCGAGGGGTACGCGACGGCAATCGAGAACGGGCAGGAGGACTAA
- the serB gene encoding phosphoserine phosphatase SerB — MSLVAFDFDGTLADSEMLDRLAARHGVGDEVADITARAMRGDLSYAESLRERAGLVAGLDSTDAADIYGGVRLRDDAGPLIGDLREQGVRVVVLTGGFGAGVEAALDAAGVSADRVVSNRLPEADGELTGAVDGPLVEGTKDDALREVCADFDVAVEEAVAVGDGANDVPMLNAAGYAVGFEPKDGVDAHCDASVSSMAELEGLFRERDLLD; from the coding sequence ATGTCGCTGGTGGCGTTCGACTTCGACGGCACGCTCGCGGACTCGGAGATGCTCGACCGACTCGCCGCCCGCCACGGCGTCGGCGACGAGGTCGCGGACATCACGGCGCGCGCGATGCGCGGCGACCTCTCCTACGCCGAGAGCCTACGGGAGCGCGCGGGCCTCGTCGCCGGCCTCGACAGCACCGACGCGGCCGACATCTACGGAGGCGTGCGCCTGCGAGACGACGCCGGCCCCCTAATCGGCGACCTGCGAGAGCAGGGCGTGCGCGTCGTCGTGCTCACGGGCGGCTTCGGCGCGGGCGTCGAGGCCGCGCTGGACGCCGCCGGCGTGAGCGCCGACCGCGTCGTCTCGAACCGCCTCCCAGAAGCCGACGGCGAACTCACCGGAGCGGTGGACGGCCCCCTCGTCGAGGGAACGAAAGACGACGCGCTCCGCGAGGTCTGCGCGGACTTCGACGTGGCCGTCGAGGAGGCCGTCGCCGTCGGGGACGGCGCGAACGACGTGCCGATGCTGAACGCCGCGGGCTACGCGGTCGGCTTCGAACCGAAAGACGGCGTGGACGCGCACTGCGACGCGTCCGTGTCGTCGATGGCAGAACTGGAGGGGTTGTTCCGCGAGCGGGACCTACTCGACTAA
- a CDS encoding metallophosphoesterase family protein — protein sequence MKVGVVSDVHSNLVALEAVLDEMPDVDRLVCAGDVVGYNPWPAECVDGLRERGVPAVMGNHDRMVATDRNFRGNGMAQAGVEHAKAELNDVQRTWVENLPRERTLADGRVKVVHDHPERQDEYTYPEDFGPHLLGDEDALILGHTHVQAHETYADGVVMNPGSVGQPRDRDPRAAYAVLDLDDLSVSEHRVEYDTERVQEAVQEAGLPPETADRLSDGR from the coding sequence ATGAAGGTCGGCGTCGTCTCTGACGTTCACTCGAATCTGGTCGCGCTGGAGGCGGTTCTCGACGAGATGCCGGACGTGGACCGACTGGTCTGCGCGGGCGACGTAGTCGGGTACAATCCGTGGCCCGCCGAGTGCGTGGACGGCCTCCGCGAGCGCGGCGTCCCGGCGGTGATGGGGAACCACGACCGGATGGTCGCGACGGATCGGAACTTCCGGGGGAACGGGATGGCGCAGGCGGGCGTCGAACACGCCAAAGCCGAGTTGAACGACGTGCAGCGCACGTGGGTGGAGAATCTGCCCCGCGAGCGCACGCTCGCCGACGGCCGCGTGAAGGTCGTCCACGACCACCCGGAGCGACAAGACGAGTACACGTACCCCGAGGACTTCGGTCCGCACCTGCTCGGCGACGAGGACGCGCTGATTCTGGGCCACACGCACGTCCAAGCCCACGAGACGTACGCCGACGGCGTGGTGATGAATCCGGGGAGCGTCGGCCAGCCCCGCGACCGCGACCCGCGCGCGGCGTACGCCGTCCTCGACCTCGACGACCTGTCCGTGAGCGAACACCGCGTCGAGTACGACACCGAACGCGTACAAGAGGCCGTCCAGGAGGCCGGCTTGCCGCCGGAGACGGCAGACCGGCTGTCGGACGGACGGTAG
- a CDS encoding helix-turn-helix domain-containing protein, giving the protein MKRVTLSVAYPPELIHPLHREVVARDAATRADLLTWGPVGSATGLSWFDADRDATAALLDAVPQMADVSLVAGDGGTYAFTRQTEYGFADELLELVVEADAAFVPPLSFREDRTARFEAVGESDALAAFYEALAGVLDASVEAVHDFRRGGTPADLTTRQRDALAAAVDLGYYEVPREASVADVADAIDCSSSTAGELLRRAERVVVRDAVAGEPAPRRPHRPRLAGGDP; this is encoded by the coding sequence GTGAAACGCGTCACGCTGTCCGTCGCGTACCCGCCCGAACTCATCCACCCGCTCCACCGCGAGGTCGTCGCGCGGGACGCCGCGACGCGCGCCGACCTCCTGACGTGGGGGCCGGTCGGGAGCGCCACCGGCCTCTCGTGGTTCGACGCCGACCGCGACGCCACCGCAGCGCTCCTCGACGCCGTCCCGCAGATGGCTGACGTGAGTCTCGTCGCGGGCGACGGCGGCACGTACGCCTTCACGCGACAGACCGAGTACGGGTTCGCCGACGAACTCCTCGAACTGGTCGTCGAGGCGGACGCGGCCTTCGTCCCGCCGCTCTCGTTCCGCGAGGACCGTACTGCGCGCTTCGAGGCGGTGGGCGAGTCAGACGCGCTCGCGGCGTTCTACGAAGCGCTCGCCGGCGTGTTGGATGCGAGCGTCGAGGCGGTCCACGACTTCCGGCGGGGCGGGACGCCAGCCGACCTCACGACGCGCCAGCGCGACGCGCTCGCCGCCGCCGTCGACCTCGGCTACTACGAGGTGCCCCGCGAAGCGAGCGTCGCGGACGTCGCCGACGCCATCGACTGCTCGTCGAGCACCGCTGGCGAACTGCTCCGGCGCGCCGAACGCGTCGTCGTCCGGGACGCCGTCGCTGGTGAACCTGCACCCCGCCGGCCCCACCGCCCCCGCCTCGCCGGCGGCGACCCGTAG
- a CDS encoding alpha/beta fold hydrolase, producing the protein MSVTSRARSDQQVGTQTAEVAGEPVAYESYGDPGGEPVVFLHGTPGSRVLGELYDDAARARGVRVLAFDRPGYGQSPARDGYGPADTGDVVAAVLDDAGVESAGLLGFSGGAPHALAAATDLGDRVTRVDVVAGGVPASEREETPTPQRVLGTLAGATPRVLGGLLRGQAWLAARRPPAFVTAQYTTDGARDGVPDEVADVVKRDFLEALSERRAGVVRESRQFTEDWPTRPRDVDCEVRWFHGERDTNVPVAAARRTADALPDCDFRALADTDHLGALVESRGAVLDAHAPEP; encoded by the coding sequence GTGAGCGTCACGTCACGCGCCCGGAGCGACCAGCAGGTCGGCACGCAGACCGCCGAGGTGGCCGGCGAGCCGGTCGCCTACGAGTCGTACGGCGACCCCGGCGGCGAGCCGGTGGTGTTCCTCCACGGCACGCCCGGTTCGCGCGTGCTCGGCGAACTGTACGACGACGCGGCGCGAGCGCGTGGCGTTCGCGTACTCGCCTTCGACCGCCCCGGCTACGGGCAGAGTCCCGCACGCGACGGCTACGGCCCCGCGGACACGGGCGACGTGGTCGCCGCGGTGCTGGACGACGCCGGCGTCGAGTCCGCCGGCCTACTCGGGTTCTCCGGGGGCGCGCCGCACGCGCTCGCGGCGGCCACAGACCTCGGCGACCGCGTGACGCGCGTCGACGTGGTGGCCGGCGGCGTCCCCGCCTCCGAGCGCGAGGAGACGCCGACGCCCCAGCGCGTGCTCGGGACGCTCGCCGGCGCGACCCCCCGAGTTCTGGGGGGACTCCTGCGCGGGCAGGCGTGGCTGGCCGCCCGGCGCCCGCCCGCGTTCGTCACCGCCCAGTACACCACCGACGGCGCCCGCGACGGCGTCCCCGACGAGGTGGCCGACGTGGTGAAGCGGGACTTCCTCGAAGCGCTCTCGGAGCGTCGCGCCGGCGTCGTCCGCGAATCCCGACAGTTCACCGAGGACTGGCCGACTCGCCCGCGGGACGTGGACTGCGAGGTTCGGTGGTTCCACGGCGAGCGCGACACCAACGTTCCCGTCGCCGCCGCCCGGCGCACCGCGGACGCCCTCCCCGATTGTGACTTCCGCGCGCTCGCCGACACCGACCACCTCGGCGCGCTCGTCGAGAGTCGCGGCGCCGTCCTCGACGCCCACGCCCCCGAGCCGTAA
- the serA gene encoding phosphoglycerate dehydrogenase, which produces MKVLVTDPIADAGLDRLRDAGHEVVTAYDAEGDALLDAVSDANALVVRSGTLVTEEVLEAAPDLAIVGRAGIGVDNIDIDAATDHGVVVANAPEGNVRAAAEHTVAMAFAAARSIPQAHARLTDGEWAKGEFLGTELNGKTLGVVGLGRVGQEVAKRLHSLGMDLVAYDPYIGEERAEQLGAELVEFEDCVARADFLTIHVPLTDETEGLIGEAELAEMEGGYVVNVARGGVVDEDALAEAANDGVIAGAALDVFAEEPLADDSPLLDAESVVVTPHLGASTQAAQEHVATTTADQVVAALADEPVLNALNAPSVDESAFGRIQPYVELAETAGKVAAQLFDDRIEYVDVTYEGDIASEDLELVTASAQKGVFEPLEWQVNAVNAPRVAEERGIEVSETKTRQSDDFQSLVSVTVGNSDRDLTVSGTLFAGDDPRLVKIDGYRVDAIPHGHMLAARNRDEPGVIGFVGTVLGDAGVNIAGMFNARETIGGEALTVYNLDSPVPEDARDRLASDDRIIDVTNVQLNGE; this is translated from the coding sequence ATGAAGGTTCTCGTCACGGACCCCATCGCGGACGCCGGCCTCGACCGACTCCGCGACGCCGGCCACGAGGTAGTAACGGCCTACGACGCCGAGGGCGACGCGCTCCTCGACGCCGTCTCCGACGCCAACGCACTGGTCGTGCGGTCCGGGACGCTCGTCACCGAGGAGGTCTTGGAGGCCGCGCCCGACCTCGCCATCGTCGGGCGCGCCGGCATCGGCGTGGACAACATCGACATCGACGCCGCCACCGACCACGGCGTCGTCGTCGCGAACGCCCCCGAGGGGAACGTCCGCGCCGCCGCCGAGCACACCGTCGCGATGGCGTTCGCCGCCGCGCGCTCGATTCCGCAGGCCCACGCCCGCCTCACCGACGGCGAGTGGGCGAAAGGCGAGTTCCTCGGCACCGAACTCAACGGCAAGACCCTCGGCGTCGTCGGCCTCGGTCGGGTCGGCCAGGAGGTCGCCAAGCGCCTCCACTCGCTGGGCATGGACCTCGTCGCCTACGACCCCTACATCGGCGAGGAGCGCGCCGAACAGCTCGGCGCGGAACTCGTGGAGTTCGAGGACTGTGTTGCGCGCGCCGACTTCCTCACGATTCACGTCCCGCTCACCGACGAAACCGAGGGCCTGATTGGCGAGGCCGAACTCGCGGAGATGGAGGGCGGCTACGTCGTGAACGTCGCCCGCGGCGGCGTCGTCGACGAGGACGCGCTCGCCGAGGCCGCCAACGACGGCGTCATCGCAGGCGCCGCCCTCGACGTGTTCGCGGAGGAACCGCTCGCCGACGACTCGCCCCTGCTCGACGCCGAGTCGGTCGTCGTCACCCCTCACCTCGGCGCGTCCACGCAGGCCGCCCAGGAACACGTCGCCACCACTACCGCCGACCAGGTCGTCGCCGCGCTCGCCGACGAACCCGTGTTGAACGCCCTGAACGCGCCGAGCGTCGACGAGAGCGCGTTCGGCCGCATCCAGCCCTACGTCGAACTCGCGGAGACCGCCGGGAAGGTCGCCGCCCAGTTGTTCGACGACCGCATCGAGTACGTCGACGTCACCTACGAGGGCGACATCGCGAGCGAGGACCTCGAACTCGTCACGGCGAGCGCCCAGAAGGGCGTCTTCGAGCCGCTGGAGTGGCAGGTCAACGCCGTGAACGCGCCCCGCGTCGCCGAGGAGCGCGGCATCGAGGTCTCCGAGACGAAGACCCGACAGAGCGACGACTTCCAGAGTCTCGTCTCGGTCACCGTCGGCAACAGCGACCGCGACCTCACCGTCTCGGGCACGCTGTTCGCGGGCGACGACCCGCGCCTCGTGAAAATCGACGGCTACCGCGTCGACGCCATCCCGCACGGCCACATGCTCGCCGCGCGCAACCGCGACGAACCCGGCGTCATCGGTTTCGTCGGCACCGTCCTCGGCGACGCCGGCGTGAACATCGCGGGGATGTTCAACGCCCGCGAGACCATCGGCGGCGAGGCGCTCACCGTCTACAACCTCGACTCGCCGGTGCCCGAGGACGCCCGCGACCGCCTCGCGAGCGACGACCGCATCATCGACGTGACGAACGTCCAGTTGAACGGCGAGTAG